TAATTATTGCCGTAGGTACAGCAACAACCTGGAATAGCACTGTCGCTTGACCCCATTCATGCAGCATGCGTAGTTCCCAAGTGTTTTAATTAACGTTTAAGGCAGAAAGCCGGACCAGTCAAAAACTCTTTCAGCATTACCGGTGGCCATTAATCACATATCTCGTCTCGAATCGTCCCAAacttaaccctttttttttgtctggCTTCCTACAGCGATTAAAGTATTACTAGTTGTTTTTTGGCTTCTTTACAGCGATTTAAGTACTAATAGTGCTTTTCTAGCCACTAGGTAGCATATGAGTGAAAAAAGTACTCCGACTAATTTGAACTTTAAGAATCCAAAGACCAATTAAGAATCCAAGTCCTGTACCACCTCTTTAATTTACGTGCGTGtggtgtgtatgtgtgtgtctatatatatctatatatatatatatatatatatataagagaaGAGGAGAAGAGGAGAGCGTACCCAGGCTTATTGCTGGTAGTGGTAGTTTGCATGCCTACTGCAGTGAGCGAATCCAGAGAGCACATCTTTTTTCGAGTTAACAATCAATTGCCCCACAGATTCCATAACTGATTCGTGTTAGGTTAATATTCACTGCATTTTTTTCGTCCGCGGTTCCAAGTAGCATATGGATTCAAAGAAGTCTAACAAAATCACAGAAATAGTTAGGCTTCAACAGATTctcaagaaatggaagaagctCGCGGCCAAAGGTACCGGCAGCAGCAGCTCAATAAGCCACACCGGCACCACTAGTACCAACAACACTAACAGCAGTGGCGGCAGCAGTAATAGTAGTAAGAGCATCAAGTTCCTCAAGAAAACACTGTCTTTCTCAGAAAGAGAAAGCAGCAGCTCCCTAAATAACGGTGCGGTCTCGGGTGGCTCCAGCGACGTGGTGCCCAAAGGGTATCTAGCAGTATGCGTTGGAGAAGAGCTCAAGAGATTTGTGATCCCAATGGAGTATCTGGGTCACCAAGCTTTTGGGATTCTACTCAGAGAAGCTGAAGAAGAGTTCGGGTTCCAACAAGAAGGAGTTCTAAAGATCCCTTGCCAAGTTGCTGCGTTTGAGAAGATCCTGAAGATGATGGACGAGAGGAGGGATACGCCGGATGCATTTCACTTGCACGATTTCGGTTTGACTACGACAGCTAGCGGAGATCAACTGGACATGGATATTAATAGCAATGTTGGATATTGTTACTCGCCATACCACCACCAGCCTCCTCAAATGTGCAGATGACGACATCGATCGATGCTCCGAACATCCCCTCGTTAGCGATCTGTTCCTCGCGTACCCATGATCCCAATTTTTTTTACTATATAGCACTAAGgaacatatatacatacaacAAAATCGTTGTAATTCATCCCATCTCCTTCATGCGATTTTTGTTACCTTTTCTCTAGATACTAGATACTACTCCATTTGTTTCTGCCCTTGGAGATTGATGGGGAAGGCAATCACGTGCCGGCTCTGTATCTAATTACAACTACAAGCTAGATCGATCAGTTCAAAAGAAGTCTTGCTCTTTAATCTTACTTGTTTTAAAATCACtactgttgttgttgttgtcgTTTCTCTGATGGTTACGTAACGTTAGATGATGCTGTGAGAGACGTCACTGAATGATTTGATCGGATGGATTGAACTGATGTTTTGTAATAAGTGCTGCAAAGCAGTGCTCGCTAGTGGTAGCAGCCTATTCTATCCATGCACCGGTCACAATTCATAACATAATTAAGCCCGCGAAGGCAAACCAATACACTTCAGTCTTGTGAACGAAGGAATAATTACTTTGGTGGCACCACCGGAGTTTAGGGATGTAATCGACAACTCGAGTATTGCTATACTCGAATTCAAATTCGACTCGACTCATATGTACCTGggctcgagctcgatcgagtcCAAAAAATCGATACTCGAGACTTGATTCGAGGAACTCCCTTTAAACTCGAGAGTCGACTCGATAAAACTCGATTTTTAGGCAAATCGTATCAAGTCAAGACTAATCAAACttctcgactcgactcgactcgaaaAATGTACACTTCTGCTCttatgaaattttattataaagaagAGTATATTGTAAATTCAATATAAATTATACCCATAacggtcattttataattataatatatatattatttaaatacaCCCTGACTCGACGAGTAACTCGACAAGCCACGAGCCTCAAAATATTGACTCGAAACTCGACTTGAATAACAATCGAGTAGCTCGAGACTCGGTTCGAACTCGGTCAAACCAAATTCAAGCGAGTAGCTCGGTTCGCGTACATCTCTACCGGAGTTAGATTGGACTCGGTTTCAAACGAAGGAAAAAGATTATGCTACACCTTTCAAGGAAAATTGAACTTATGAAATGATCCGATCTGCACAGTTTTGTACAGTATAAGTTTACAAGGGAGGAAAAGAAATTCTAACTCAATAGTATTTTAAATAAGTCCATAATAATAGGGGATACAAAAAAACTCTACCCAGAATCTCTCAAGACAAACAACTTCAACTCTTACAATTTCAATAATGACCATTATATCAATTTCTCTCACTGTGTCCAGTAAAATGCTACAACCATTTCAACAAAAAATTTCCAAACCATGCGTTCAGATTCTAAATAAAAAGGTGCGACTGCAATTACaccaaaaaaggagaaaaaaaaaaattttcctcttCTAAACTGGGCCACCACTAGAAAGGGAAGGTTCAGATTCCACCATTGCTTAATTGGCCAGCGCAAAATATTAAGTATTACAGAAAAATAATGAGAGGAAATATAAGATgtgataattttagaaacctctccTAAAATTTTTAACTATTTCACTAACCTCCCAtcaggtttcaaaaattacactaacctcccttcACTTCACTTCAGTTGGCCGACAAACTGCCCGTTTAATCGTTAAAAGCACATTCTGTACTTTAAGATTACTGGAAATGTTGCTCACATGACCTATGGACATAATAGTAttactctcttttctttttttttacacaGTCGGAGACTGCAAACCCAGGCTCATAATTGAATAACGTGATGAATATTAAAACACAAATTAATTCTCTACAATGCTACAAGTTTGATGCTTTTACTTGTTCAATAATTATAACCATGCCCACGTGACATCATGTGCTGGGCTGCACTGAGCCAAGTCAGCGCACTTCCGCATCAGCAGTTTTTTAGGGAAAACTACTCGCTCTATTACTCTTTGACTGCCGTTGGCAGCTCCATGGCCTTGTCCTCACAATACAATACAGTACAGTGATGATTTGCGATCCCTCGTAACATTTATGCCGGCTGGGCTCCGTGCGCACGCCATTGTACTTGTGTACTAATCACACACCTAAAACAAAACCAATACTGCAGCAGATAATGGCAGTCCCAAACGGCTAATCTCACCACGAGTAGTAAATAGTAATGGCAGGCAGCATGTGCGATCGTAAAGGCAAATTCGTAAAATGCCGCCCGGACTGGATTGGATTGCGCTCATAGCATGTGCAATTGAGAAAGCATTTTCCAGACAGTAATAGTACCTCCCAAAAGCAGTACATGTTTATACAGCAAGATACGTGCCTGTCCCTCCGCCCAAGCAAATCACAGTTAAACCAACAAGAAGGCAGAAGCAGATGTCATCTTGAGTATTTGTCCACCAGTGCTTTGGCTTTCTCTGGAGCGAAGAACCGAGCCTGTTGAGAAGCATATTTCAAACACGTTATTGCTTCGGCCTACAAGTCCAATAACGAAAATTCTGACTGCATTCACTGACTCGCTCTGCTTTTTCACATGCACAATGCATACAAACAAATTCTGATCGTGTGCAcaagtatatttttctcaaatcctTTGATACTGATGATCTGTTAACAACAAACTGTAAAGCACACCCGACTGATTGCACGTACTAAACTACAAAGCTTGACATCGCTCCAAAACATGTACAATATCACAACTTCATATGCAAGAGTTCATATGCACATATCTAATCAAGGTATTTGGCAGAACAAAGGTCACAAAGAAAACCACAGGATACATTTTCTTCAAGAACAGTTGAGACTCTGTACCAAAAACCAAGCTTCATGTATCCATTAGATGAAATCAAGCTTGACTTGTTTAAGCTAATCATTCTTTTTTAAGTGTCAGGCCTTGCTCCAAATAGGTGGCCTCTTGTTATGATTTGTCtctcaaatataacaaaaaacTCGTCACTTCTTTGAAACTTCCCAAGCGAGTTTCATTCAAACAACTAGCAAAACATCAATTGCGAGTCAAATTCTGAAAGCCATTTACATACTTGCATGAACATCCTTTCTGAACCACCGGCATTACCATTTTCCTTCAAGATGATACCCTGCATTaaaaaatcaagcaaaatgCTGACTTTCAAGATTTCTACCTTCTTCAAAAAAACTCAAAAGAGTGTATATCTGTTACATGAAAGGAACTCATTTCACAAAGAATCGCAGTCAACCAATCAATGAatgggaaaaacaaaaatactttCAAGAATTTCGGAATATCAGGTAAAACATCAAGCAATAAATCCTTTTGGACAATCTAGTGTAAGGATCGGCGCACCTTTGCTAAGTAACCTCTAAAATCATCAGGATGGCTAGAAATAATTTGATCATAAACAGCTACAGCATCACTGACATGCCCCCAATCTGAGTAGGCTTTTCCAAGAAGTAGGTCTACCTATAGAAGACATGCAAAAGTAATCATTACCCCAACAGAATACGCAATCAAAAACATATGCAACAGGGAATGAAACAGAACACATGTTGGAAATTAAAATTCTTTAATTAGGATAATTACAAAACACGGAGGCGAGAGAGAGATATCTCAAAAATTGGGTAAAATATAATACATGCACAAATACTTTCCAAACAGAGTTTGAAGTAACAGATGCAACTGTCAACACGCAGCAGGCATATTCCTGCGGACAACGGTATGCAGGATGTGAGGGAAGAACTAAAACTAGATTGCCTTTTACCCTCATTAGACGGCAGAAAACTTGGGTATAGACTGTGTCTGTTGTTTAGATTGGCACGTATAGAATGAAGGGCTACATTACTTGTCCATGGCTACTCGATGGAAGGGGTAACTTCTCTAATTCAAGTGTTTACTTGTCATGCATGTGCTTAATATTGCCCATAAATAAGCCCTCATCTTTCTACTTTATTACCATGTTGCTCATCTAAAAAAGCAGTAGTGAATGACGTGGAAGAAGCCTGAGGAACTCAAAAACTGGTGAGAATCCAGTGCCCCAGTTCCTCCAAAACAGTTGGTCTATGAAGGGAGACTCAGGGCTAAAAGGCATAGCCCATGGACAGCAGGTAAATATTCCTACAGTACCAATTCCCAGAATGGCAGGATTGGTTATCAAATCCACAGTCCGTCTGTTAAAAATGATGGAATGTTTATTATGTATCAAACCCTAGGTACTTCATTATGTTGATTTCTTTGTACCTGAAAACTATTATAGCCCAGGCGCTAAGCATTCAATCTCTTTACAAAAGGCCATATCAAAATCTAACCGAGAATAACGCATCACATATGAATGGCCAGCATGACACTGTAAATCCAAGACGTCTGAAAAATAGTACACCAACTGATTAGTATACCGCACATCATAGGTAGAGGAAGAGGCTTACTTGAATGGGATccaattgagagcttttctccACTATGCTGCTCTCTGCCTCAAAATTATTGTGAACATTTTTCTCATTATTCAGCATCTCACGAATTGGAAGAAGCATTTGGACAGCCTGCATTGAGCAGAAGGAAAGTATAGCACTGCCATTCAAGACGCAAGGGCAAGAAAAATACCTACTCCGCAAAAATGTACACTGCAGGTCACTGCCAAAATTGTATTCGACTCAGTCAGTTATTGTTATAACTTGTGAAACTTGCAACATCAGCAATGACCCACAGTCATCATTGATGTCACTAAACTGTCCTGCTGACTGATTCATATCGTCTAGATAACCAGTTTCTGAGGCAAGACAGAGTTAAACAGATGCAAGAAGGAATCTATTTCGCAACAATTGCAGCTGTGCAGTCAGATACTTGTTTAGGACAAAAGTGCCACTTCAATGTCAACAatatttgtatttcttttttctcccttttctttttgtagttaatttttctctcttctctcatGTGACCAACTAATCTCTCCTCTATGCTATTATTATCTAAATATTGTATTGAATCTTGTCAAActtatt
The Coffea eugenioides isolate CCC68of unplaced genomic scaffold, Ceug_1.0 ScVebR1_2325;HRSCAF=3333, whole genome shotgun sequence DNA segment above includes these coding regions:
- the LOC113756433 gene encoding uncharacterized protein LOC113756433, whose translation is MDSKKSNKITEIVRLQQILKKWKKLAAKGTGSSSSISHTGTTSTNNTNSSGGSSNSSKSIKFLKKTLSFSERESSSSLNNGAVSGGSSDVVPKGYLAVCVGEELKRFVIPMEYLGHQAFGILLREAEEEFGFQQEGVLKIPCQVAAFEKILKMMDERRDTPDAFHLHDFGLTTTASGDQLDMDINSNVGYCYSPYHHQPPQMCR